Proteins found in one Fulvitalea axinellae genomic segment:
- a CDS encoding M14 family metallopeptidase — MGRRLAGVVTLFILWVNVALGQSPVDSPSEFLGYDLGDRFTPHYRVVEYFRHVAKYMPSHVKLKEYGHTYEGRPLILAFVGSSEKIQNIEDIRRDNLIRAGIKKESLVRPQDTTALVWLSYNVHGNEASSSEAAMKTLHSLTNSFVTRGNNSEVWHENTLVIIDPCLNPDGRDRYVNWQMQKAGFPNNTALDAVEHHEPWPGGRTNHYLFDLNRDWSWQTQEESRARVTEYNRWLPQVHVDFHEQGVDSPYYFAPAAEPLHEDITAWQKEFQRKVGEANAKVFDKHGWLYFTGESFDLLYPGYGDTYPTYNGAIGMTYEQAGHTTSSTGVDQENGNILKLSDRIEHHYASGLATVRVSAENAPKLVTEFQRYFRESETSPKGKYKAYVVSGQNDPVKMEELVDLLDREGIRYGGPLVKKPVRGFDYRFNKSKEAINLHPGDLVISAYQPKSRMLKILFEPRTFVADSVTYDITAWSIPYAYDLDAWAITNKMFVSQLPPKFNKPREKQVFRPDAYAYVVEWKNIEDARLLAEVLGHGVKVRYARKPFAVNGKNYKAGTVIISREDNRHIGEALGKTIWDLNGKYGDKLRAVDTGFTEQGIDFGSSSMVFGKSPKVALLGGQGIDPNRFGELWHYFERNLAYPVTVLDTDYFAKVNLDSYDVLILPDGYYSSTLGGNGSERIRDWVSDGGKLIAIQGAVEALVSDGKFGLKEYMDKSEEDKANKRKSDLEKADLLAPYAGRERRWIRSYLAGAIYKVRLDNTHPLAYGYPTHYFTMKTDSHRVAYLEDGWNVATIGSSKDLVSGFVGSDIKPLIGETLVAGVMPMGRGKVVCFVDDPVFRGFWKNGELMLANAIFMVGN, encoded by the coding sequence ATGGGCAGAAGATTGGCGGGCGTTGTAACGCTTTTCATTTTATGGGTAAATGTGGCTTTGGGACAAAGTCCGGTGGATAGCCCTTCCGAGTTTTTGGGCTATGATCTAGGCGATCGTTTTACGCCTCATTACCGTGTAGTGGAATATTTTAGGCATGTGGCCAAATATATGCCTTCGCACGTAAAGCTGAAGGAATACGGTCATACATACGAAGGGCGCCCGCTGATATTGGCGTTTGTGGGTTCCTCCGAAAAAATCCAGAACATAGAGGATATAAGACGGGACAATCTGATTAGGGCCGGAATAAAAAAAGAAAGTCTGGTGCGTCCGCAAGACACCACGGCTTTGGTTTGGCTGAGTTATAATGTCCACGGTAACGAGGCGAGCTCGTCGGAAGCGGCGATGAAGACGCTCCATTCGTTGACCAACTCGTTTGTAACCCGCGGAAACAATAGCGAGGTTTGGCATGAGAATACTTTGGTGATCATCGACCCTTGTCTGAATCCCGACGGACGCGATCGTTACGTTAATTGGCAGATGCAGAAGGCGGGGTTTCCTAACAACACGGCTTTGGACGCCGTGGAACACCATGAGCCTTGGCCCGGAGGAAGGACAAACCATTATCTTTTTGACCTGAACAGGGACTGGTCCTGGCAAACACAAGAGGAAAGCCGTGCCCGGGTAACGGAATATAACCGTTGGTTGCCTCAGGTTCATGTCGATTTTCACGAACAGGGTGTGGACAGCCCTTATTATTTCGCTCCGGCGGCCGAGCCTTTGCATGAGGATATCACCGCTTGGCAAAAGGAATTTCAGCGCAAAGTGGGCGAAGCCAACGCCAAGGTATTTGACAAACACGGCTGGCTGTATTTCACGGGTGAAAGCTTTGACTTGCTTTACCCCGGCTACGGCGATACTTACCCGACATACAACGGCGCTATCGGCATGACTTACGAGCAGGCCGGACATACGACATCAAGTACAGGAGTAGATCAAGAAAACGGTAATATTCTGAAGTTATCGGATCGTATAGAGCACCATTACGCTTCGGGCTTGGCTACGGTACGCGTTAGCGCCGAAAACGCTCCGAAGTTGGTGACGGAATTTCAGCGTTATTTCCGTGAATCGGAGACCAGCCCTAAAGGAAAGTACAAAGCATACGTGGTAAGCGGGCAGAACGATCCCGTAAAAATGGAGGAGCTTGTGGATCTGTTGGATCGCGAAGGTATCCGTTATGGCGGACCTTTGGTGAAAAAGCCCGTAAGAGGCTTCGACTACCGCTTCAACAAATCCAAGGAAGCCATTAACCTTCATCCCGGCGATTTGGTGATTTCGGCTTATCAGCCCAAGTCCCGGATGCTGAAGATCTTGTTTGAGCCCCGCACTTTCGTCGCCGATTCGGTTACTTATGACATTACGGCCTGGTCCATTCCTTACGCTTATGACCTTGACGCTTGGGCGATCACCAATAAAATGTTTGTGAGCCAGCTCCCGCCTAAATTTAACAAGCCAAGGGAAAAGCAAGTGTTCCGTCCTGACGCCTACGCTTATGTGGTGGAATGGAAAAATATTGAGGACGCCCGTTTGTTGGCCGAAGTTCTGGGACATGGCGTCAAGGTCCGTTACGCCCGTAAGCCGTTTGCTGTAAACGGTAAAAATTATAAGGCTGGCACTGTTATCATAAGCCGTGAAGACAATCGCCATATCGGAGAGGCTTTGGGGAAAACGATTTGGGACCTAAATGGAAAATACGGCGACAAGCTTAGGGCGGTGGATACCGGCTTTACGGAACAAGGTATCGACTTTGGGTCAAGCTCTATGGTCTTTGGTAAATCTCCTAAAGTGGCTCTGCTAGGCGGACAGGGTATAGACCCCAATCGTTTCGGCGAATTATGGCATTACTTCGAACGGAATTTGGCCTATCCGGTCACCGTTCTAGATACGGATTATTTCGCCAAGGTAAATTTGGATTCGTATGATGTCCTGATTCTTCCCGATGGCTATTACTCTTCCACATTGGGCGGAAACGGTTCCGAGCGCATACGAGATTGGGTGTCGGACGGCGGAAAGCTGATCGCTATCCAAGGAGCTGTCGAAGCTTTGGTGTCGGACGGAAAGTTTGGCTTAAAGGAATACATGGACAAGTCCGAGGAGGACAAAGCGAATAAGCGCAAGAGCGATCTGGAAAAAGCGGATCTTTTGGCGCCTTACGCAGGACGTGAGCGACGCTGGATTCGCTCTTACTTGGCCGGCGCTATTTACAAAGTGCGTCTGGACAACACCCACCCGTTGGCTTACGGATACCCGACACACTACTTTACGATGAAAACCGATTCGCACCGCGTGGCGTACTTGGAAGACGGCTGGAACGTGGCTACGATCGGCTCATCCAAAGATCTTGTAAGCGGTTTTGTCGGCTCGGATATTAAGCCGTTGATCGGTGAGACTTTGGTGGCCGGCGTAATGCCGATGGGAAGAGGCAAAGTGGTTTGTTTTGTTGACGATCCGGTATTTCGGGGGTTCTGGAAAAACGGCGAGTTGATGTTGGCCAACGCTATTTTTATGGTTGGCAATTAA
- a CDS encoding alpha/beta hydrolase family protein, protein MMKETLILPSKSGKDILMDVRGPEVRVDCPVIVFVHGFKGYKDWGAFNLVADFFAEKGFVFVKFNLAWNGTTPEDPTEFTDLDSFGNNNISKELLDIDTVLDYVHGGKIDGVDTENITLMGHSRGGGDVILKTAEDNRVSRAITWATISRVTNFLSRSVLEEMDLKGHVYILNGRTMQEMPIYRQFVEDLVQNAETLDIEKAMGEIRVPVLLCHGTDDEAVSASASELLYEDSSCAELFMLEGANHTFGMKEPWTEKELPDLTKQLVERCLEFIEKG, encoded by the coding sequence ATGATGAAAGAGACTTTGATTTTGCCATCGAAGAGTGGCAAGGATATCTTGATGGATGTGAGGGGACCGGAGGTGAGAGTGGACTGTCCTGTCATTGTTTTTGTACACGGGTTTAAAGGTTATAAAGACTGGGGAGCGTTTAATCTGGTGGCCGATTTTTTTGCGGAGAAAGGTTTTGTGTTTGTGAAGTTCAATTTGGCCTGGAACGGCACCACTCCCGAAGATCCTACCGAATTTACGGACTTGGATAGCTTCGGCAATAATAATATCAGCAAAGAGCTTTTGGATATCGATACCGTACTGGATTATGTCCACGGCGGAAAAATAGATGGCGTTGATACGGAAAATATTACCCTAATGGGCCATAGTCGTGGTGGTGGCGACGTTATACTTAAAACCGCCGAAGACAACAGGGTAAGTCGCGCGATCACTTGGGCGACGATATCTAGAGTGACCAATTTTCTGAGTCGTTCGGTTCTTGAGGAGATGGATCTGAAAGGCCATGTGTATATACTGAACGGCAGAACAATGCAGGAAATGCCGATATACAGGCAGTTTGTGGAGGACTTGGTTCAAAACGCAGAAACCTTGGATATAGAAAAGGCCATGGGGGAGATCCGGGTTCCGGTTTTGCTGTGCCACGGTACGGACGACGAAGCTGTTTCGGCATCGGCATCGGAACTGTTGTACGAAGATTCCTCATGTGCGGAGCTGTTTATGCTTGAAGGGGCGAACCATACCTTCGGAATGAAGGAGCCCTGGACGGAAAAAGAGTTGCCGGATTTGACCAAACAACTGGTGGAGCGCTGTCTGGAATTTATTGAGAAGGGATAA
- a CDS encoding IS5 family transposase — translation MIKTSSSQLSIEGFLDPEIGRLNPENRWVKLANSIPWAELGLVYESKMSTGKGSPCKPARLVIGALIVKHKLNVSDAEAIEQIKENPYLQYFVGLGSFTTEKAFDPSLFTTVRKRLGYGDFNRMSSLLQHEGIRIAEGDRDEGSKDGHSGDAEDDKRVVSCDATVAPQEIPYPTDLGLLATARVQSEKIIDLLWPVARDSGLSKKPRTYRDKAHREYVGATRKKRKGAEFWRVCARRQLNYLERNLRHIDSLIEANKGVIRLKSRFLKILMVLHEIARQQSLMLETGANRVDGRIVNVFQPHVRPIVRGKNGSDTEFGAKLSVSLHEGYSYLDKAQWDAYYEGDAEVIRGHIDSFGERNPEMKLGKFVGDKIYGNRNARQTMSGAGVEFVGSPLGRPPSSPEKIRERKENRTLHQRHRSRAEGKFGEVKRGHGLDKIQARRADTSLSWIACIFFVANLKRFQSEIFFDLVFLSWKYGIWLQDGEKKQEKTVWQNILAG, via the coding sequence ATGATCAAGACAAGTTCCTCGCAATTGAGTATAGAAGGTTTTTTGGACCCGGAAATAGGGCGCCTTAACCCGGAAAACAGATGGGTGAAGTTGGCCAACTCCATCCCCTGGGCGGAATTGGGTTTGGTCTACGAATCGAAAATGTCGACGGGCAAGGGCAGTCCGTGCAAACCGGCCCGGCTGGTCATCGGCGCGCTGATCGTGAAGCATAAGCTGAACGTTTCGGACGCCGAGGCGATAGAACAAATCAAAGAAAATCCGTATCTCCAGTATTTCGTGGGACTCGGCTCGTTCACCACGGAAAAGGCCTTTGACCCTTCGCTGTTCACGACGGTCCGCAAGCGGCTCGGGTACGGGGATTTTAACAGGATGAGTTCGCTTTTGCAACACGAGGGGATCCGTATTGCGGAGGGCGATCGGGATGAAGGGTCCAAAGACGGGCATTCCGGGGACGCCGAAGATGACAAGCGGGTTGTCTCCTGCGACGCGACGGTGGCGCCGCAAGAGATTCCATACCCCACGGACCTTGGGCTGTTGGCTACGGCGAGGGTGCAGTCGGAGAAAATCATCGACCTCCTTTGGCCCGTCGCCAGGGATTCCGGTTTATCCAAAAAGCCCCGGACTTACCGGGATAAAGCCCATAGGGAATATGTCGGGGCGACGAGAAAAAAGAGGAAAGGAGCCGAATTCTGGCGCGTGTGCGCACGCCGACAGCTGAATTATCTGGAACGGAACCTACGGCATATCGACAGCCTCATAGAGGCCAACAAGGGCGTTATACGCCTAAAAAGCAGGTTTTTGAAGATTCTGATGGTGCTTCACGAAATCGCCAGGCAACAGTCGCTCATGCTGGAGACCGGTGCCAACAGGGTGGACGGCCGCATCGTGAACGTCTTCCAGCCCCATGTCCGGCCGATAGTCCGGGGCAAAAACGGAAGCGACACCGAGTTCGGCGCCAAATTGTCCGTAAGCCTTCACGAAGGCTATTCCTATCTGGACAAGGCGCAATGGGACGCTTACTACGAGGGTGACGCGGAAGTGATCCGCGGGCACATCGACAGTTTCGGGGAGAGAAACCCGGAAATGAAGCTCGGCAAATTCGTCGGGGACAAGATTTACGGAAACAGGAACGCCCGGCAGACCATGTCCGGCGCGGGTGTGGAATTCGTGGGCTCCCCGTTGGGAAGGCCTCCCTCAAGTCCCGAAAAAATCAGGGAACGCAAGGAAAACCGGACGCTTCACCAACGGCACCGGAGCAGGGCGGAAGGAAAATTCGGGGAAGTGAAACGGGGACACGGATTGGACAAAATACAGGCAAGGAGAGCGGACACTTCGCTTTCATGGATCGCCTGCATTTTCTTCGTGGCCAACTTGAAAAGATTTCAGAGCGAAATCTTTTTTGACCTTGTTTTCTTGAGCTGGAAATACGGGATATGGCTTCAAGACGGCGAAAAGAAACAGGAAAAGACTGTCTGGCAAAATATCCTAGCTGGGTAG